One Halobaculum roseum DNA segment encodes these proteins:
- the cheB gene encoding chemotaxis-specific protein-glutamate methyltransferase CheB, with protein sequence MDDSRFMRGLIADILESGGVEVVGEAADGREALDVVADADPDVVTMDVEMPEMDGIEAVERLMAEHPTPTLMLSAYTAEGAEETFAALDAGAVDFFAKPGGEVSMGVSRMEEQLVETVRSVAGADLSRAGRQRRTEAATAAAGSATPASPSASTADGPAGAGVKPNTTLIIGSSTGGPDAVERVVSALPGDADLRGVVVQHMPEAFTGRFANRLDEACGLSVREAEDGMRLGRGELAVAKGGHHLEITNARNGRLRLKVIDEERGEGVRPSVNVTMRSAAEAVDDPLIGVILTGMGGDGSDGVQALSRVGARVLAQDEDSCVVYGMPKRAAATGAVDSVLPLDDIAAGIAGERA encoded by the coding sequence GTGGACGATTCGCGGTTCATGCGGGGACTCATCGCGGACATCCTGGAGTCCGGCGGGGTCGAGGTCGTCGGCGAGGCCGCGGACGGCCGCGAGGCGCTCGACGTCGTCGCCGACGCGGATCCGGACGTGGTGACGATGGACGTGGAGATGCCGGAGATGGACGGGATCGAGGCGGTCGAACGGCTGATGGCCGAGCACCCGACGCCGACGCTGATGCTGTCGGCGTACACCGCCGAGGGCGCCGAGGAGACGTTCGCGGCGCTGGACGCGGGCGCCGTCGACTTCTTCGCCAAGCCCGGCGGCGAGGTGTCGATGGGCGTCTCCCGGATGGAAGAGCAGCTCGTCGAGACCGTCCGGTCGGTCGCCGGGGCGGACCTCTCGCGGGCGGGCCGACAACGGCGCACCGAGGCCGCGACCGCCGCAGCCGGTTCGGCGACGCCGGCGTCGCCGAGCGCGTCGACCGCGGACGGACCGGCCGGCGCCGGCGTCAAGCCGAACACGACGCTGATCATCGGCTCGTCGACGGGCGGTCCCGACGCCGTGGAACGGGTCGTCTCGGCGCTCCCGGGCGACGCCGACCTCCGCGGCGTCGTCGTCCAGCACATGCCCGAGGCGTTCACCGGGCGGTTCGCGAACCGGCTCGACGAGGCCTGCGGGCTGTCGGTGCGGGAGGCCGAGGACGGGATGCGCCTCGGACGCGGCGAGCTCGCGGTCGCGAAGGGCGGCCACCACCTGGAGATCACGAACGCGCGAAACGGCCGACTCCGGCTGAAAGTGATCGACGAGGAGCGCGGGGAGGGCGTGCGCCCGTCGGTGAACGTGACGATGCGGTCGGCCGCCGAGGCGGTGGACGACCCGCTGATCGGCGTGATCCTCACCGGCATGGGCGGCGACGGCAGCGACGGCGTGCAGGCGCTCTCGCGGGTCGGCGCCCGCGTGCTCGCCCAGGACGAGGACTCCTGTGTCGTGTACGGGATGCCGAAGCGCGCGGCCGCCACGGGCGCGGTCGACTCGGTGCTCCCGCTGGACGACATCGCGGCCGGAATCGCGGGTGAGCGCGCATGA
- a CDS encoding chemotaxis protein CheW — MASSERAADADAVSTEETTQVLEFGLGDETYCLDIAYIDEIVDAGDLTAIPNSPRHVEGVMDLRGKTTTIIDPKTLLGVTGSGARERIIVFDPEEVDDGGTVGWVVDEVFQVRDVPADQVDEATTAGDDSVRGIVKGDDRFVVWVEPRTE, encoded by the coding sequence ATGGCAAGCAGTGAGCGGGCGGCCGACGCGGACGCCGTCTCGACCGAGGAGACGACGCAGGTGCTGGAGTTCGGACTCGGCGACGAGACGTACTGTCTCGACATCGCCTACATCGACGAGATCGTCGACGCGGGCGACCTCACGGCGATCCCGAACTCGCCGCGCCACGTCGAGGGCGTCATGGACCTGCGCGGGAAGACGACGACGATCATCGACCCGAAGACGCTGCTGGGCGTCACCGGCTCGGGCGCCCGCGAACGGATCATCGTGTTCGACCCCGAGGAGGTCGACGACGGCGGCACCGTCGGCTGGGTCGTCGACGAGGTGTTCCAGGTGCGCGACGTGCCCGCCGACCAGGTCGACGAGGCGACGACCGCCGGCGACGACTCCGTTCGCGGTATCGTCAAGGGCGACGACCGGTTCGTCGTCTGGGTCGAGCCCCGCACCGAGTGA
- a CDS encoding RAD55 family ATPase, whose translation MLEDAPLSLDGGGGGESLLIAGPPMTGKYALMLRLMAEAGERGVLITTGDPAEQVRADYADVADVAPESVGVVDCVSKQRGGDLIEDDLIRYASSPKNVTDIGMKFTDLYEAFRETDAAVAVGINSLSELLMYLDPQDVYQFVRVLTRQTQSEGWTTIAVINSTMHDEQTLHTMYEPFDTVINTREENGARELRVRNRTQAATAWTTF comes from the coding sequence ATGCTGGAGGACGCCCCGCTGTCGCTTGACGGCGGAGGGGGAGGCGAGAGTCTCCTCATCGCCGGTCCGCCGATGACCGGCAAGTACGCGCTCATGCTCCGTCTGATGGCGGAGGCCGGCGAGCGCGGCGTCCTCATCACCACCGGCGACCCCGCAGAGCAGGTGCGCGCGGACTACGCGGACGTCGCGGACGTCGCGCCCGAGTCGGTCGGCGTCGTCGACTGCGTCTCCAAGCAGCGGGGCGGCGACCTCATCGAGGACGACCTCATCAGGTACGCCTCCTCCCCGAAGAACGTCACGGACATCGGGATGAAGTTCACCGACCTGTACGAGGCGTTCCGCGAGACCGACGCCGCCGTCGCGGTCGGCATCAACTCGCTGTCGGAGCTGTTGATGTACCTCGATCCGCAGGACGTCTACCAGTTCGTCCGCGTGCTCACCCGGCAGACGCAAAGCGAGGGGTGGACCACCATCGCGGTGATCAACTCCACGATGCACGACGAGCAGACGTTGCACACGATGTACGAGCCGTTCGACACCGTGATCAACACGCGCGAGGAGAACGGCGCGCGCGAGCTCCGCGTCCGAAACCGGACGCAGGCGGCGACGGCGTGGACGACGTTCTGA
- a CDS encoding chemotaxis protein CheA, translated as MSEAHIRAFVRESEEGITELNNSLLALESDPDDPEAMDAIFRTAHTLKGNAAAMGFGDFSGLAHAMEDLLDEVRGGDMAVSGDLMDRLFEAVDLLDAMLGEIDESGDTSIDPTDVEEDLRTMAEEGVDALGGEDGADGNDASGSDDGSDAAAEDGESTDSADNTDDDAVDEAFEHGLSPGDDEGVYRARVDLGDADMPGIDAMFVLEAVEDAFAGMACDPDRDQIEEGEFEGTFDLYVVADAGATVEAGVDAVSQVEAVDVAAVEPAPDDAAAGADAGGSDPSAGDAGDGEGPTSAEPTAEGDTAADGDDDDDTDGGSGGGGSGGSSTSSSDNISSVRVDVEQLDDLYGLVEQLVTSRIKLRREMEEADIDSDNLDELDKISTNLQDTVMDMRLIPLSAVVDTFPRLVRDLARDQSKDVNFDIDGRDIELDRTILTEIRDPLVHILRNAVDHGIESPEEREAAGKDPTGTIELRADRERDHVTIVVEDDGGGIEADALREKAVEKGVKSRGEVEAMSDAEARELVFHPGFSTNDEVTDVSGRGVGMDVVRTTVKDLDGSVTLDSTPGEGTRFEIKLPVTVAIVRVMFVEVDGVEYGVPIKNIAEVSRADGIDVAHGDEIVRHDGDIYPVLRLGEVLGTAGAAAGNGSGAGGALADGGSEVERSETSKRAANGGSREHGESEVDPEGDDDTAGSADAEGLGTDDADDGMLLRIHEEKRPVALHCDDVLHQEEVVVKPLEGILSGIPGLSGTAVLGDGDVVSILDVETLGGRR; from the coding sequence ATGAGCGAGGCGCACATCCGGGCGTTCGTCCGCGAGTCCGAGGAGGGGATCACCGAACTGAACAACTCCCTGCTCGCGCTGGAGTCGGACCCCGACGACCCGGAGGCGATGGACGCCATCTTCCGGACGGCCCACACCCTGAAGGGCAACGCGGCGGCGATGGGCTTCGGCGACTTCTCCGGGCTCGCGCACGCGATGGAGGACCTGCTCGACGAGGTCCGCGGCGGCGACATGGCGGTGTCGGGCGACCTGATGGACCGGCTGTTCGAGGCGGTCGACCTGCTCGACGCGATGCTCGGGGAGATCGACGAGTCGGGCGACACGAGCATCGACCCGACCGACGTGGAGGAGGACCTTCGGACGATGGCGGAGGAGGGCGTCGACGCGCTCGGCGGCGAGGACGGCGCGGACGGGAACGACGCGTCCGGGTCCGACGACGGGTCGGACGCGGCCGCCGAAGACGGTGAGTCGACCGACAGTGCCGACAACACCGACGACGACGCCGTCGACGAAGCGTTCGAACACGGCCTCTCGCCCGGCGACGACGAGGGCGTCTACCGCGCCCGCGTCGACCTCGGCGACGCGGACATGCCGGGCATCGACGCGATGTTCGTGTTGGAGGCCGTCGAGGACGCCTTCGCCGGGATGGCCTGTGACCCCGACCGCGACCAGATCGAGGAGGGGGAGTTCGAGGGGACGTTCGACCTGTACGTCGTCGCCGACGCCGGCGCGACGGTCGAGGCTGGCGTCGACGCTGTGAGCCAGGTCGAGGCGGTCGACGTGGCCGCCGTCGAACCCGCACCCGACGACGCCGCGGCCGGAGCGGACGCGGGCGGATCCGACCCGTCCGCGGGCGACGCGGGCGACGGCGAGGGGCCGACGTCCGCGGAGCCGACTGCGGAGGGGGACACGGCGGCGGACGGCGATGACGACGACGATACCGACGGCGGTTCCGGCGGCGGCGGTTCAGGCGGGTCGAGCACGTCGTCCTCGGACAACATCTCGTCGGTCCGGGTCGACGTGGAGCAGTTGGACGACCTGTACGGGCTGGTCGAGCAGCTGGTGACCAGCCGGATCAAGCTCCGCCGGGAGATGGAGGAGGCCGACATCGACTCGGACAACCTCGACGAGCTGGACAAGATCTCGACGAACCTCCAGGACACGGTGATGGACATGCGGCTCATCCCGCTGTCGGCGGTCGTCGACACGTTCCCGCGGCTCGTGCGCGACCTCGCGCGCGACCAGTCGAAGGACGTGAACTTCGACATCGACGGCCGCGACATCGAGCTGGACCGAACGATCCTCACGGAGATCCGCGACCCGCTGGTCCACATCCTCCGCAACGCCGTCGACCACGGGATCGAGTCGCCCGAGGAACGGGAGGCCGCGGGGAAGGACCCGACGGGGACCATCGAGCTTCGCGCCGACCGCGAGCGCGACCACGTCACCATCGTCGTCGAGGACGACGGCGGCGGCATCGAGGCCGACGCGCTGCGCGAGAAGGCCGTCGAGAAGGGCGTGAAGTCCCGCGGCGAGGTCGAGGCGATGTCCGACGCGGAGGCGCGCGAGCTCGTCTTCCACCCCGGCTTCTCCACCAACGACGAGGTGACGGACGTGTCCGGGCGCGGGGTCGGGATGGACGTGGTTCGGACGACGGTGAAGGATCTCGACGGGAGCGTCACGCTCGATTCGACCCCCGGCGAGGGGACGCGCTTCGAGATCAAGCTGCCCGTCACGGTCGCCATCGTCCGCGTGATGTTCGTCGAGGTCGACGGCGTCGAGTACGGCGTCCCGATCAAGAACATCGCGGAGGTGAGCCGCGCCGACGGCATCGACGTGGCCCACGGCGACGAGATCGTCCGCCACGACGGCGACATCTACCCGGTCCTCAGGCTCGGCGAGGTGCTGGGCACCGCCGGCGCGGCGGCCGGCAACGGGTCCGGCGCGGGCGGTGCGCTCGCCGATGGTGGAAGCGAGGTCGAACGCAGTGAGACCTCGAAGCGAGCGGCGAACGGAGGGAGCCGCGAGCACGGCGAGAGCGAGGTCGATCCGGAGGGTGACGACGACACGGCCGGGAGCGCCGACGCCGAGGGCCTCGGAACCGACGACGCCGACGACGGCATGCTCCTTCGCATCCACGAGGAGAAGCGCCCGGTCGCGCTCCACTGCGACGACGTGCTCCACCAGGAGGAGGTCGTCGTGAAGCCGCTGGAGGGGATCCTCTCGGGCATCCCCGGCCTGTCGGGGACGGCCGTCCTCGGCGACGGCGACGTGGTGAGCATCCTCGACGTGGAGACGCTCGGGGGGCGCCGATGA
- a CDS encoding RAD55 family ATPase: MRVSSGVAGFDDLVGGGLPAERLYVVCGPPGSGKTTFSAQFIAEGAASGERCLFISMHESRADLERDMASYDFGFEGALDSGSVTFLDAFSSEGKRFFGMPGDRRDVNSVTNRISSFVESRDIDRVVIDSTMLLRYLLDDDDDTTMRFLSALKRTGATTYLISEMTDPSAYADEHFLAHGVVFFHNYMEDDGMRRGVQVVKMRGAEVDTDIQDLRFTDDGIVVGDGRTVSH; this comes from the coding sequence ATGCGCGTTTCGAGCGGCGTTGCGGGATTCGACGACCTCGTCGGCGGGGGGCTCCCGGCCGAACGGCTGTACGTCGTCTGCGGTCCGCCCGGAAGCGGGAAGACGACGTTCTCAGCACAGTTCATCGCCGAGGGCGCCGCCAGCGGCGAGCGCTGTCTGTTCATCAGCATGCACGAGAGCCGGGCCGACCTCGAACGGGACATGGCCTCTTACGACTTCGGCTTCGAGGGGGCGCTCGACTCCGGGTCGGTGACGTTCCTCGACGCGTTCTCCTCGGAGGGGAAGCGCTTCTTCGGCATGCCGGGCGACCGGCGCGACGTCAACAGCGTCACCAACCGGATCAGCTCGTTCGTTGAGTCGCGCGACATCGACCGGGTCGTCATCGACTCGACGATGTTGCTGCGGTATCTCCTCGACGACGACGACGACACGACGATGCGATTTCTCTCGGCGCTCAAGCGAACCGGCGCGACGACGTATCTCATCTCCGAGATGACGGACCCCTCGGCGTACGCCGACGAGCACTTCCTCGCACACGGCGTGGTGTTCTTCCACAACTACATGGAGGACGACGGGATGCGCCGCGGCGTCCAGGTGGTGAAGATGCGCGGCGCCGAGGTCGACACCGACATCCAGGACCTCCGATTCACCGACGACGGCATCGTCGTCGGCGACGGGAGGACGGTTTCCCACTGA